One segment of Rhodococcus opacus B4 DNA contains the following:
- a CDS encoding CaiB/BaiF CoA transferase family protein → MAQPSIPFHRGPLTGLRIVDMTTSYAGPTAAMYLADLGADVIKVERPGHGDEARMWGPPFVTHASAWFASANRNKRSVVLDIRHNEGLDALYSLIGNSDVFLQNLNPAKLRKLKLHPEVLRTRFPRLIYCAISGFGLDGPDAELPGYDLAAQARSGLMSVTGALGGSPQRVSTALSDIVTGMCAALAVSAAAVRQRTDGVGDTIDVSLLDSDLALMAPRIAAYCAGGTEPVPSGGTDSVLAVYQTFRTEDRDIAIAIGNDSMWTRFCRAIGEPDLGTDQAFGTNADRRRHRGQLTQLIERRLIERPASEWLTILAQSGVPCSLVQFLSEVVADRQVIARSSLMPVPESARQMVSVRSPFRLASIPNPRNDRFPEHGAHTEEVLLESGLSPERVAQLLVSGAVSQLEQKE, encoded by the coding sequence GTGGCACAACCCTCCATCCCGTTCCACCGTGGGCCACTCACTGGTCTACGAATTGTGGACATGACAACTTCCTACGCCGGCCCCACCGCGGCGATGTATCTCGCAGATCTCGGTGCTGATGTCATAAAGGTCGAACGCCCTGGCCACGGCGACGAGGCCCGCATGTGGGGTCCCCCGTTCGTCACGCACGCCTCCGCATGGTTCGCCTCAGCCAACCGCAACAAAAGGTCAGTTGTCCTCGACATTCGTCATAATGAGGGTCTCGACGCCCTGTACAGCTTGATTGGTAACTCTGACGTCTTCTTGCAGAACTTGAATCCTGCGAAACTCAGGAAGCTAAAGCTGCATCCTGAAGTTCTACGTACCAGATTCCCGCGCTTGATCTACTGTGCCATTTCAGGATTCGGCCTCGACGGACCGGACGCCGAACTTCCCGGTTACGATCTGGCTGCGCAGGCCAGATCGGGGTTGATGTCGGTGACAGGTGCGCTTGGCGGATCGCCTCAGCGAGTGTCGACCGCACTCTCGGACATCGTGACCGGAATGTGCGCGGCTCTGGCGGTTAGTGCGGCAGCGGTGAGACAGCGCACCGATGGTGTCGGCGATACGATCGACGTTTCGTTGCTGGACTCGGACCTGGCACTGATGGCGCCGCGAATTGCTGCTTACTGCGCTGGCGGGACCGAGCCAGTACCGAGCGGCGGCACGGATTCCGTCCTGGCGGTTTACCAGACATTCCGAACGGAAGACCGGGATATCGCGATCGCGATCGGCAACGATTCCATGTGGACACGCTTCTGCCGAGCAATCGGAGAGCCCGATCTCGGTACCGACCAGGCCTTTGGAACTAACGCCGATCGACGCCGCCACCGAGGGCAGCTCACACAGCTAATCGAACGCCGCCTCATCGAGAGACCAGCCAGCGAATGGTTGACGATTCTTGCTCAGTCCGGGGTGCCGTGCTCGCTCGTTCAATTCCTCTCCGAAGTCGTCGCCGATCGCCAAGTCATTGCGCGTTCGAGCCTGATGCCAGTTCCCGAGTCTGCAAGGCAGATGGTGAGCGTGCGGAGCCCATTCCGACTCGCTTCCATACCGAATCCGCGGAATGACCGCTTCCCTGAGCATGGAGCCCACACCGAAGAAGTTCTTCTCGAAAGCGGCTTGAGCCCGGAAAGGGTTGCGCAGCTACTCGTATCGGGGGCGGTCTCCCAGCTAGAGCAGAAAGAATGA
- a CDS encoding IclR family transcriptional regulator, whose translation MLDVLEAFSLHQPALTAAEVSEQLELAPSTVRRLLNVLEQHGFVRVDPMTGQFAPHYQVVRLAAVALEGNDLISNARVPLDLLHDRTQEAAQLVVLSDHDIVFVDRRESSSLIKIFSAIGQRYPAWDGRASGKVLLAWLPEDDVSAMLPAPEDWAQAGPNAAPTPQTYLEGLAKVRAQGYAVNDEETDRDVWAVAAPVRDHTGRVVAAINVPVLKTRATDPNRVAELIDATTTAAASVSEGLKFFFSH comes from the coding sequence ATGCTCGACGTACTCGAGGCATTCTCACTTCATCAGCCAGCGTTAACCGCAGCGGAGGTAAGCGAACAACTCGAGTTGGCTCCGAGCACTGTTCGCCGACTCCTCAACGTTCTCGAACAGCACGGTTTCGTACGGGTCGACCCGATGACAGGTCAGTTCGCTCCTCACTACCAGGTCGTACGACTGGCCGCTGTTGCCCTCGAGGGCAACGATCTGATCTCCAATGCACGAGTCCCCCTCGACCTGCTCCATGACCGCACCCAGGAGGCGGCCCAGCTGGTGGTGCTATCTGATCATGACATCGTCTTCGTAGATCGACGTGAAAGCTCGAGCCTGATTAAGATCTTCAGCGCGATTGGGCAGCGCTACCCTGCATGGGACGGGCGCGCTTCAGGGAAAGTCTTGCTGGCGTGGCTTCCTGAAGACGACGTAAGCGCAATGCTGCCAGCCCCCGAGGATTGGGCTCAAGCGGGCCCGAATGCAGCGCCGACTCCGCAGACATATTTGGAGGGGTTGGCAAAGGTCCGGGCGCAGGGATATGCCGTCAATGATGAAGAAACTGACCGCGACGTCTGGGCCGTTGCGGCCCCCGTCCGAGACCACACGGGACGCGTAGTCGCCGCGATCAATGTTCCGGTCCTGAAGACGCGAGCAACGGACCCCAACCGAGTCGCCGAACTGATCGACGCCACGACCACGGCGGCAGCATCCGTATCCGAAGGCTTGAAGTTCTTCTTCTCTCACTAG
- a CDS encoding CaiB/BaiF CoA transferase family protein has protein sequence MNYSNTALKGLRIVDFSRVVAGPFSTMILGDMGAEVIKIERPGTGDDSRGWGPPFLGEVSSYFMGLNRNKKSVAIDLGTPEGASIARELVRSADVVVESFRPGVMKRLGLDYETLRLTNPSLIYCAISAFGQDGPYHERPGYDLMVSALGGLMSVTGPPQGEPVKVGVAVIDVCTGLHAALGVLSALHHRTVTGEGQRVDVSLLSTELAMLINTASEYLIGGSVAKPQGSAHANVVPYQAFPTEDGWVLLGSPNDKLFRVLAAALGRPEWGTDPRFITNGERVKHRDEIVAQISAITCTQTTAHWVELLSSTGAPVAPINRMDAVFEDPQVRHLDQVAEVDHPMFGKHKVVTSALRLSATPPIVGDAAPRLGEHTKQVLTELGITNDRIDELVDHCVVEFRPADEEFTLVD, from the coding sequence ATGAACTACAGCAATACCGCGCTCAAAGGTCTCCGCATCGTCGACTTCTCACGTGTTGTTGCGGGACCGTTCTCGACGATGATTCTGGGTGATATGGGCGCCGAAGTCATCAAGATCGAGCGACCGGGAACCGGTGACGACAGTCGCGGATGGGGCCCGCCGTTCCTCGGGGAAGTCAGCTCATACTTCATGGGCTTGAATCGCAACAAGAAAAGCGTAGCGATCGACTTGGGAACTCCTGAGGGAGCATCGATCGCGCGTGAACTCGTCCGGAGCGCAGACGTCGTCGTCGAGAGCTTCCGGCCCGGGGTCATGAAACGGCTCGGACTGGACTACGAAACACTCCGATTGACGAACCCAAGCCTAATTTACTGCGCGATATCGGCTTTCGGTCAGGACGGTCCTTACCACGAGCGGCCGGGCTACGACTTGATGGTCTCAGCCCTGGGTGGACTGATGAGCGTCACGGGACCACCGCAGGGTGAGCCGGTCAAAGTAGGTGTAGCCGTGATCGATGTGTGCACGGGGCTACACGCTGCGCTGGGTGTCCTCTCCGCCTTACACCACCGGACGGTGACGGGCGAGGGGCAGCGAGTTGACGTGTCGCTTCTGAGCACCGAATTGGCGATGCTCATCAACACCGCCAGTGAGTACCTCATCGGCGGCAGCGTCGCTAAGCCGCAAGGTTCAGCACACGCGAACGTCGTTCCCTATCAGGCATTTCCCACCGAGGACGGATGGGTGTTGCTCGGTTCTCCCAATGATAAGCTCTTCCGAGTTCTTGCGGCAGCACTCGGAAGACCCGAGTGGGGAACCGACCCACGGTTCATCACGAATGGCGAGCGAGTCAAGCACCGCGACGAGATTGTTGCGCAGATCAGTGCGATCACATGCACCCAGACAACGGCACATTGGGTGGAACTTCTGTCTTCCACCGGCGCGCCGGTCGCCCCGATTAACCGGATGGATGCTGTTTTCGAGGATCCTCAAGTACGTCATCTCGATCAAGTGGCAGAAGTTGACCATCCCATGTTCGGTAAGCACAAAGTGGTCACATCGGCACTAAGGCTCTCCGCCACACCGCCCATCGTCGGTGACGCTGCTCCGCGGTTGGGTGAACATACGAAACAGGTTCTGACCGAACTAGGCATCACGAATGATCGCATCGATGAATTGGTGGACCACTGTGTTGTGGAATTCCGTCCGGCCGATGAAGAATTCACGCTGGTCGATTAG
- a CDS encoding enoyl-CoA hydratase-related protein encodes MSAEYDDIQIKHNGAVLTITIDRQESGNKLRAQTCNELIDALQRFRLDPALQAAVLTGAGEKFFCIGGEHDELTRLDQSAVIPIIDVYQSIDTIGKPIIAAVNGFAVGGGNVLHTVCDLTIASESAVFRQVGPMVGSFDAGYGTWYLEDTIGRKRAKEMWYLNKKYSAAQALSIGLVNEVVPIDQLQSRAREVAQDISHRSPLAIGALKGAFSARHNGVSGQARLAHDQLLTLYLATDEAHEVATSFAERRQPDAKTFWT; translated from the coding sequence ATGAGCGCTGAATACGATGACATCCAGATCAAACACAACGGAGCGGTGCTGACGATCACCATCGATCGGCAAGAGTCGGGCAACAAACTCCGCGCACAGACGTGCAATGAGCTCATCGATGCCCTCCAGCGCTTTCGGCTCGATCCCGCTCTGCAGGCTGCTGTGCTGACCGGCGCCGGCGAGAAGTTCTTCTGCATCGGCGGGGAACACGACGAACTTACTCGACTCGACCAATCGGCGGTCATTCCAATTATCGACGTATACCAGTCCATTGACACGATCGGGAAACCGATCATCGCGGCGGTGAACGGCTTCGCGGTCGGCGGTGGCAACGTCCTCCACACCGTTTGCGACCTGACGATCGCCTCCGAGTCAGCGGTGTTTCGTCAGGTAGGGCCTATGGTCGGCAGCTTCGACGCCGGCTACGGCACTTGGTACCTGGAAGACACTATCGGCCGGAAGCGGGCCAAGGAGATGTGGTACCTGAACAAGAAGTATTCGGCAGCGCAAGCGCTCAGTATAGGCCTCGTGAACGAGGTCGTTCCGATAGACCAACTGCAGTCGCGCGCACGCGAAGTGGCGCAAGATATTTCGCACCGCAGCCCGCTCGCCATCGGAGCACTCAAAGGAGCGTTCTCGGCACGGCACAATGGTGTTTCCGGGCAAGCGCGCCTGGCACACGACCAGTTGCTGACCCTCTACTTGGCGACCGACGAGGCGCACGAAGTCGCGACGTCGTTCGCCGAGCGACGTCAGCCCGATGCCAAAACCTTCTGGACGTAG
- a CDS encoding NF041680 family putative transposase, with translation MSISVPDRWAVGEESVPDPRVDLVSFREEFYRCLPSRGDALFELTDALLCSGTAVRTLVELSLAAEHRRGHGALYDAINCGRVDFTRLRRYLGGLTIPCDRGGRIVLAVDVSAWLRPDAPTSPQRGFCHVYGRGKNQAQLIPGWPYSFVAALETGRTSWTSVLDAVRLRPDDDETAVTATQVREVITRLREAGHHRDGDPDILLVFDAGYELARLAFVLADLPVQVLGRMRSDRVLCFPAPPPGRTGRPPRHGPEFRFADPITWPAPETTSSTETDRYGTASASAWNRLHPRLVHRGSWAQHPGPPPIVEGTVIRLTVDHLPGDRHPTPVWLWCSDPGVSADDLDRLWQLFLRRFDLEHTFRFFKQTLGWTAPRLRSPEAADRWTWIVLVAYAQLRLARPLAEDLRRPWERPVPPTRLTPARVRRGFSRTRATMPVPASAPKPSRPGPGRPPGSKNTHRAPHHHVGKRAETKARKPVGAACPG, from the coding sequence GTGAGTATCAGTGTGCCCGATCGGTGGGCGGTCGGGGAAGAATCGGTCCCCGATCCGCGTGTCGACCTGGTGTCGTTCCGCGAAGAGTTCTACCGGTGTCTTCCGTCCCGAGGTGATGCATTGTTCGAGTTGACCGATGCGCTGCTGTGTTCCGGCACCGCGGTTCGCACCCTGGTCGAGTTGTCACTGGCCGCCGAGCATCGGCGCGGTCACGGCGCCTTGTACGACGCAATTAACTGCGGCAGAGTAGATTTCACTCGGCTGCGCCGCTACCTTGGCGGGCTGACGATCCCGTGTGATCGTGGCGGCCGGATCGTTCTGGCCGTCGATGTCAGTGCCTGGTTGCGCCCGGATGCACCGACGAGTCCGCAGCGCGGGTTCTGCCACGTCTACGGCCGCGGGAAGAATCAGGCGCAGCTGATCCCGGGGTGGCCGTACTCGTTCGTCGCCGCACTCGAGACCGGGCGTACCTCGTGGACGTCGGTGCTCGACGCGGTTCGCTTGCGCCCCGACGATGACGAAACCGCTGTGACGGCGACCCAGGTGCGTGAAGTGATCACGCGGTTGCGCGAGGCCGGGCACCACCGCGACGGCGACCCGGACATTCTGCTGGTGTTCGACGCCGGATACGAGTTGGCGCGGTTGGCGTTCGTGCTCGCCGATCTCCCGGTGCAGGTGTTGGGTCGGATGCGTTCGGACCGGGTGCTGTGCTTCCCGGCGCCGCCACCGGGCCGTACTGGGCGCCCACCCCGGCACGGCCCCGAGTTTCGATTCGCCGACCCGATTACGTGGCCTGCACCCGAGACCACCTCGAGCACCGAGACGGACCGATACGGCACAGCCTCCGCTTCGGCGTGGAATCGGTTGCACCCGCGACTTGTTCATCGTGGCTCGTGGGCTCAGCACCCGGGGCCGCCACCCATCGTGGAAGGCACGGTGATCCGGTTGACCGTCGACCACCTTCCTGGGGACCGGCATCCCACCCCGGTGTGGCTGTGGTGCTCGGACCCGGGCGTCAGTGCCGACGATCTCGACCGGTTGTGGCAGCTGTTTCTGCGGCGATTCGATCTCGAGCACACCTTCCGATTCTTCAAGCAGACGTTGGGGTGGACCGCACCTCGGCTCCGCAGTCCCGAGGCGGCCGACCGCTGGACCTGGATCGTGCTGGTGGCCTACGCCCAACTCCGGCTCGCCCGTCCTCTGGCCGAGGACCTACGCCGCCCGTGGGAACGGCCTGTCCCACCAACACGATTGACGCCGGCACGGGTTCGTCGAGGGTTTTCGCGCACCCGTGCGACGATGCCTGTTCCGGCCAGTGCACCGAAACCCAGTCGACCCGGACCCGGACGCCCACCCGGATCGAAAAACACCCACCGCGCACCGCATCACCACGTGGGCAAACGCGCCGAAACCAAAGCTAGAAAACCCGTCGGGGCCGCCTGCCCAGGTTAA
- a CDS encoding enoyl-CoA hydratase/isomerase family protein: MSTANELQVSTHGPITVVTISRPTVHNALNSALIQQLAAEVRDRSEDGHTRAIVITGLGDKAFSAGADLNELATLDANAAYEVMRAGQTAFRLIERSRIPVIAAVNGIALGGGFELVLACSFSIVSRNASMGLPESGLGLIPGYGGTQRLQRRIGPSTARFVMLTGRRVDANRAYQIGLTPFPPTDPELLMPVALEVAEEIAHRGPVATETILGLVDQGYELALDAALALETHHAALAIGGNESTVGIQAFHDRQRPQFAALATTTTTSDDRRN, translated from the coding sequence ATGAGCACCGCAAATGAGTTGCAAGTCAGTACCCATGGTCCAATCACGGTTGTCACAATCTCCCGACCAACAGTTCACAATGCCCTCAACAGCGCCCTTATCCAGCAGCTCGCGGCCGAAGTTCGTGATCGTTCCGAGGACGGTCACACCCGAGCGATAGTAATCACCGGCCTCGGTGACAAGGCCTTCAGCGCCGGAGCCGACCTCAATGAACTGGCCACGCTCGACGCAAACGCCGCGTACGAGGTTATGCGTGCCGGACAGACAGCATTCCGCCTGATCGAAAGGAGCCGCATCCCAGTGATCGCTGCTGTCAATGGCATCGCGCTGGGTGGGGGGTTCGAGTTGGTCCTGGCATGCTCTTTCTCGATCGTCAGTCGGAACGCCTCCATGGGGCTACCTGAGTCTGGTTTGGGTCTCATTCCGGGGTATGGCGGCACCCAACGTCTGCAGCGACGTATCGGCCCCAGCACCGCTAGGTTCGTCATGTTGACGGGCCGACGGGTGGATGCAAATCGCGCCTACCAGATCGGTCTCACCCCGTTCCCACCAACGGATCCAGAGCTGCTGATGCCGGTTGCCTTGGAAGTGGCGGAAGAGATCGCCCACCGCGGGCCCGTTGCTACCGAAACCATTCTCGGGCTCGTCGATCAGGGCTACGAACTCGCCCTTGACGCAGCACTTGCACTCGAGACGCATCATGCCGCGCTGGCAATCGGCGGCAACGAGTCGACGGTGGGTATCCAGGCATTTCACGATCGGCAGAGACCACAGTTCGCTGCGTTGGCCACCACCACCACCACATCCGATGACAGGAGAAACTGA
- a CDS encoding 3-hydroxyacyl-CoA dehydrogenase family protein, giving the protein MNLIQSPVAVIGAGTMGSGIATVAARGGYDTVVYDVSEQGLTRGLDTIRSFFEKSRDLGKLTAEEASAANARVRGTTDITDLATAGVVIEAVFEDLAVKKELMGQVESIVAADTLLHTNTSTLSVTAIASGLKHPDRLVGTHYCNPAPLLSLVEVADGRHTATSARETCIEFLRSVGKTTVVTKDRPGFIVNRFLIPWENSCIQALDSGLGTIESIDTAVTGALGHPMGPFRLLDIVGLDIHQQVATRLYEQLRDPRFFPPPMVERMVSAGNLGRKTGRGFYEYDNTRLFGS; this is encoded by the coding sequence ATGAATCTGATCCAAAGCCCGGTTGCGGTCATCGGGGCCGGAACGATGGGTTCCGGAATCGCAACCGTCGCGGCCCGGGGAGGCTATGACACCGTCGTCTATGACGTCAGCGAGCAGGGACTGACCCGTGGGCTCGACACAATTCGTTCCTTCTTCGAGAAGAGCCGAGATCTAGGGAAACTCACCGCGGAGGAGGCCTCCGCTGCGAACGCTCGTGTGAGGGGTACGACCGACATTACTGATTTGGCAACCGCCGGAGTAGTCATCGAGGCGGTCTTCGAAGACTTGGCGGTCAAGAAGGAACTCATGGGGCAGGTGGAGTCCATCGTGGCCGCGGACACGCTTCTTCACACCAACACGTCAACGCTGTCCGTCACCGCGATCGCGTCAGGTCTCAAGCATCCCGACCGTCTCGTTGGAACGCACTACTGCAATCCTGCGCCTCTGCTCTCGCTCGTCGAAGTCGCGGATGGACGACACACCGCAACGAGCGCACGTGAAACATGTATCGAGTTCCTGCGATCGGTTGGTAAGACGACGGTCGTAACAAAAGATCGTCCTGGTTTCATCGTCAATCGCTTCTTGATCCCGTGGGAAAACAGCTGCATTCAAGCCCTCGACTCGGGTCTCGGAACGATCGAGTCCATCGACACCGCAGTCACCGGGGCACTCGGCCATCCGATGGGGCCGTTCCGACTTCTCGACATCGTCGGATTGGATATCCACCAGCAGGTCGCGACCCGACTGTATGAGCAACTGCGCGATCCCCGCTTCTTCCCGCCGCCCATGGTCGAACGGATGGTCTCCGCCGGCAACCTCGGACGAAAGACGGGACGCGGGTTCTACGAGTACGACAACACCCGGCTGTTCGGATCGTGA
- a CDS encoding CoA-transferase subunit beta, with product MIDSYSTDELMTVLMARELHNGDLAVTGATSLVPVAACLLAQQLHAPDLTLIMPSGLVNPRPGRLYRSASDGRWVKCAEAVGTGYDLFEMSENGRLDVMFYGGIQIDKHGNINLTKTGLSQGSPPKFRGPGLANTSFAVVSKRIILFSRSHTSRTFVEEVDFVTASGHLSGGSSRAESGITTEGPVVCITPLATFSFDETKAMQVRSIHPGVNPEDVANNTGFNLRQGNWDTTRAPTVNELTTLRQCVDTTGELR from the coding sequence ATGATTGATTCCTACTCGACAGACGAACTGATGACCGTATTAATGGCACGGGAGTTGCACAACGGCGACTTGGCGGTCACCGGCGCAACCTCCCTAGTGCCGGTCGCTGCGTGTCTCCTCGCTCAACAACTTCATGCACCCGACCTCACACTGATCATGCCCTCGGGCCTCGTCAATCCCCGACCAGGACGCCTGTATCGCTCCGCTTCCGACGGGCGGTGGGTAAAATGCGCCGAGGCAGTGGGAACCGGATACGACCTCTTCGAGATGTCGGAAAATGGCCGGCTCGACGTCATGTTCTACGGCGGAATTCAGATCGACAAACACGGCAATATCAACCTCACTAAGACGGGACTCTCACAGGGGAGTCCACCAAAATTTCGGGGACCCGGCCTCGCCAATACATCCTTCGCCGTGGTATCCAAGCGAATCATCCTCTTCAGCCGGTCGCATACCTCTCGTACCTTCGTGGAAGAAGTCGACTTCGTGACCGCTTCCGGTCATCTGAGCGGCGGGTCGTCCCGGGCCGAGTCCGGCATCACAACCGAGGGTCCGGTCGTTTGCATCACACCGCTTGCCACCTTCTCGTTCGACGAGACCAAGGCGATGCAAGTACGCAGCATCCACCCTGGAGTCAATCCGGAAGACGTTGCAAACAACACAGGATTCAATTTGAGGCAGGGAAATTGGGACACAACCAGAGCTCCAACGGTCAACGAACTGACGACATTACGTCAATGTGTCGATACCACAGGAGAACTCCGCTGA
- a CDS encoding IS5 family transposase produces the protein MIRSVVARRKRRKRTPYPSDLTDAQWELIAPMVPAALPGGRPAIHDRRRIVEAILYVNRTGCSWRQLPHDFPPWQTVFGYFQRWNESGVTDRIHDALRAKLRDRSGRDPMASAGMVDAQAVKGADTVGTETRGWDGGKRVHGRKRHVVTDSLGLLVVVLVTAASVQDRDGGRLALSRAKTVMPSMVWADGGYAGRLVAWVAEHCRMTLDIVRKPKGKLGFSVLPHRWLIERTLAWIVRCRRLDHDYERLPAHSEAMIKWAMIGLMTRRLAPARGRHPWQSTRAA, from the coding sequence ATGATTAGGTCCGTCGTTGCTCGCAGGAAACGTCGCAAGCGGACGCCGTATCCGTCCGATCTGACCGATGCCCAATGGGAGTTGATCGCACCGATGGTGCCCGCGGCGCTGCCGGGCGGTCGCCCGGCGATCCACGATCGTCGGCGGATCGTGGAAGCGATCCTCTACGTCAACCGCACCGGTTGCTCGTGGCGGCAGCTCCCGCATGACTTCCCGCCCTGGCAGACCGTTTTCGGGTACTTCCAGCGATGGAACGAGTCCGGGGTGACCGACCGCATCCACGACGCGCTGCGGGCGAAGCTCCGTGACCGTAGCGGCCGGGATCCGATGGCGTCGGCGGGGATGGTCGACGCGCAGGCGGTCAAGGGCGCCGACACGGTCGGCACGGAAACCCGCGGATGGGACGGCGGGAAACGGGTCCACGGCAGGAAGCGACACGTGGTCACGGACTCGCTGGGCCTGTTGGTGGTCGTGCTGGTGACCGCGGCGAGCGTGCAAGACCGCGACGGCGGGCGCCTGGCGTTGTCTCGGGCGAAGACAGTGATGCCGTCGATGGTGTGGGCAGACGGCGGCTACGCCGGACGTCTCGTCGCGTGGGTCGCGGAGCATTGCCGGATGACGCTCGATATCGTGCGGAAACCCAAGGGGAAGCTGGGATTCAGTGTTCTGCCGCACCGTTGGCTAATCGAACGGACCCTGGCGTGGATCGTGCGTTGCCGTCGACTTGACCACGACTACGAACGCCTCCCGGCGCACTCGGAGGCGATGATCAAATGGGCAATGATCGGATTGATGACCCGACGACTCGCCCCCGCACGCGGACGACACCCCTGGCAGTCGACCCGCGCGGCGTGA
- a CDS encoding CoA transferase subunit A gives MNDQASRSEASAPTRTSKLHSLQSAVELIKDGDFIALGGLWFQNNPSAAARELVRAGKKGLRLVAAPPASYAVDLLLGAGCVKSAHLAHVSFEHLGMAPNFRRVVEQELTKVFDCDEATILGGLMATLEDLPYHPVPSVKGTDIIDGCAQTSTRLVAGLGTVVSAPAIRPDVCLLHVQEADAYGNVRYHGTPFCDPLFAKASTTVIVTADVIVNNDVIRAEPHRTVIPGYLVDAVVEAPYGAHPCASQGHYPHDEPHLLEYIASGASAHRWNDEYLGPFVHQPANLDDYIELVGGAARIDQLTDTVR, from the coding sequence GTGAACGATCAGGCGTCCCGGTCCGAGGCCTCAGCGCCAACTCGCACATCGAAACTGCACAGCCTGCAGTCGGCGGTCGAGTTGATCAAGGACGGTGACTTCATCGCTCTTGGCGGGCTGTGGTTCCAGAACAATCCGTCCGCAGCGGCCCGCGAGCTGGTGCGGGCCGGTAAGAAGGGCCTCCGGCTAGTGGCGGCACCACCGGCAAGTTATGCGGTAGACCTGCTCTTAGGGGCAGGCTGCGTCAAATCGGCGCACTTAGCGCATGTGTCCTTCGAGCACTTGGGCATGGCGCCGAACTTCCGACGCGTTGTCGAGCAGGAACTGACCAAGGTGTTCGACTGTGATGAGGCGACGATCCTCGGAGGACTGATGGCAACCCTGGAGGATCTGCCGTACCACCCAGTTCCGTCGGTGAAGGGCACGGACATTATCGATGGCTGCGCTCAAACCAGCACGCGTCTGGTAGCGGGACTGGGCACGGTCGTGTCGGCGCCGGCAATCCGGCCCGATGTGTGCCTTCTCCACGTTCAAGAGGCGGACGCCTACGGGAATGTTCGTTATCACGGAACTCCGTTCTGCGATCCGCTCTTCGCTAAAGCCTCTACAACCGTGATTGTGACAGCCGATGTCATTGTGAATAATGACGTGATTCGGGCCGAACCGCACCGGACGGTGATCCCTGGATATCTTGTCGATGCTGTTGTCGAAGCACCCTATGGCGCCCACCCCTGCGCAAGTCAGGGACACTACCCCCACGACGAACCCCACCTTCTCGAGTACATCGCCTCAGGAGCGTCCGCTCACCGATGGAACGACGAATACCTCGGGCCCTTCGTTCACCAGCCGGCCAACCTCGACGACTACATCGAATTAGTTGGCGGCGCAGCACGAATCGACCAACTAACAGACACAGTCCGATGA
- a CDS encoding 3-hydroxyacyl-CoA dehydrogenase family protein — MSELQNVAVMGYGTMGAGIAQLIAQSGRTVRILEAEQDRLDAGRRSVEEFTATGVRRGKLSEDQREQLLGRLHGTTQVSDLSDCDLVIEAVTERKDVKQDLFEAVSEHVPTTTLIVTNTSALSITELARSVEAPERFAGLHFFNPAPLMSVVEVVHALQTSDTAVTALSEFVTSLGKAPVVVKDRPGFLVNFLLMPYLNDVVQAYDDALATAEDIDTALKLGLGYKLGPLELLDMIGLDVHNHATHSAYEATLDPRFAPPPLLRQMVAAGRHGTKTTSGFRTQDGTY; from the coding sequence ATGTCTGAACTACAGAACGTGGCAGTAATGGGATACGGCACGATGGGAGCCGGAATCGCGCAACTCATCGCTCAGTCCGGGCGCACAGTGAGGATCCTCGAAGCCGAGCAGGACCGTCTAGACGCCGGTCGGCGATCGGTGGAGGAATTTACGGCCACCGGTGTACGGCGCGGAAAGCTGAGCGAAGACCAGCGCGAACAACTACTCGGCCGTTTGCACGGCACAACCCAAGTTTCGGATCTCAGTGACTGTGACCTCGTAATCGAAGCGGTGACCGAGCGGAAAGACGTCAAGCAGGACCTGTTCGAGGCCGTATCGGAGCACGTGCCGACGACTACTTTGATTGTCACGAACACTTCGGCTCTCTCAATCACCGAACTGGCGCGCAGCGTCGAGGCACCCGAGCGGTTCGCAGGACTCCATTTCTTCAATCCGGCACCACTAATGTCGGTTGTCGAGGTTGTGCATGCTCTCCAGACCTCCGACACTGCAGTGACGGCCCTGTCGGAATTCGTCACCTCACTAGGCAAAGCCCCTGTCGTCGTGAAGGATCGTCCGGGCTTCCTCGTGAACTTTCTGCTCATGCCCTATCTGAACGACGTCGTTCAGGCATACGACGATGCACTCGCAACCGCCGAAGATATCGACACCGCCCTGAAGCTAGGTCTCGGCTATAAACTGGGGCCGCTCGAATTGCTCGACATGATTGGGCTCGACGTACACAATCACGCAACCCACAGCGCGTACGAGGCGACGTTGGACCCCCGATTCGCTCCGCCCCCACTCCTTCGCCAGATGGTCGCGGCGGGTCGCCACGGAACTAAGACCACGTCGGGGTTTCGCACGCAGGATGGTACGTACTGA